A portion of the Malania oleifera isolate guangnan ecotype guangnan chromosome 3, ASM2987363v1, whole genome shotgun sequence genome contains these proteins:
- the LOC131152107 gene encoding probable leucine-rich repeat receptor-like protein kinase At2g33170, which yields MSQGLRGVEVSFIRMSGNFKSKRFLILGLIRFLLVAVLLVCTSEGLNSEGLYLLELKAGIHDGFNHLANWKSSDQTPCGWMGVNCTSVNDPMVQSLDLSNMNLSGTLCPSIGGLNSLTSLNVANNQFAGNIPKEIGNCSRLEYLSLNNNQFNGQVPAELGNLSCLKVLNMCNNKLSGYLPEEFGKLSSLVEFVAYSNNLTGPLPRSLGNLKSLTTFRAGQNAISGSIPAELSGCQSLEFLGIAQNVISGEIPRELGMLGSLTALFLFDNQLSGFIPKELGNCTNLMTLGLYKNNLVGQIPPEIGSLKFLQKLYLYRNELNGTIPRELGNLSLATEIDLSENCLAGEVPAEFSRIKDLSLLHLFQNQLTGVIPNEFTSMGNLTNLDLSINFLTGPIPHKFQYLTKLAQLQLFNNDLSGTIPQRLGYYSPLLVLDCSYNHLIGRIPPHLCRYSNLILLNLESNKLYGNIPTDVKNCKSLVQLRLAGNSLTGSFPSELCKLVNLTALELGQNKFSGSIPSEIGNCMKLQRLQLGNNYFTSELPREIGNLSQLVTFNVSSNLLTGRIPPQIINCKKLQRLDLSCNGFVDALPNELGTLSQLEILNLSENKFSGNIPAALGNLSHMTELQMGGNSFSGGIPPEFGNLSSLQIAMDLSNNNLSGRIPPELGNLILLELLLLNNNHLTGEIPSTFTNLSSLMGCNFSYNDLAGPLPTIPLFENMAISSFLGNKGLCGRPLGDCDESPSSDAVPPLNSVDAPQGKTVTVIAAAVGGVSLILIAVILYFLRRPVDMISPMQEKEIASPVADIYFPPKEGFTFQDLVEATNNFHDSYVVGRGACGTVYKAVMHSGQVIAVKKLASNREGNNIDKSFRAEILTLGKIRHRNIVKLYGFGYHQGSNLLLYEYMASGSLGEVLHGASCSLDWPTRFFIALGAAQGLSYLHHDCKPKIIHRDIKSNNILLDENLEAHVGDFGLAKVIDMPQSKSMSAIAGSYGYIAPEYAYTMKVTEKCDIYSYGVVLLELLTGKTPVQPLDQGGDLVTWVRNYIRDHSLTPAILDSRVNLKDTTAYHMITVLKIALLCTNASPLDRPSMREAVSMLIESNVQEGNFISSPDDHHSQKDGSL from the exons GTGTTGAAGTGTCGTTTATTAGAATGTCGGGGAATTTTAAATCAAAGAGATTTTTGATTTTGGGACTAATAAGATTTTTACTAGTTGCTGTTCTACTAGTTTGCACTTCAGAAGGGTTGAATTCAGAAGGCTTATACCTCCTAGAGCTGAAGGCTGGTATTCATGATGGGTTTAATCATCTGGCTAATTGGAAGTCGAGCGACCAAACGCCTTGTGGATGGATGGGTGTAAATTGCACATCCGTTAATGATCCAATGGTTCAGTCTCTTGATTTGAGCAACATGAATCTTTCTGGCACTCTATGCCCTAGTATTGGTGGCTTGAATTCCTTAACCTCTCTCAATGTTGCTAACAATCAGTTTGCTGGAAACATACCCAAGGAGATTGGAAATTGTTCAAGGCTGGAATATCTTTCTTTGAACAACAATCAGTTTAATGGGCAAGTTCCTGCTGAATTAGGCAATTTATCTTGTTTAAAAGTTTTGAATATGTGCAATAACAAACTCTCTGGTTATCTTCCAGAGGAGTTTGGAAAACTTTCTTCTCTTGTTGAATTTGTGGCATATTCTAACAATCTTACGGGTCCATTGCCTCGATCTCTTGGGAATCTCAAAAGTTTAACAACATTTCGAGCTGGGCAGAATGCAATTTCTGGAAGCATTCCTGCTGAGTTAAGTGGTTGTCAGAGCTTGGAATTTCTTGGTATAGCCCAAAATGTTATATCTGGGGAAATTCCTAGGGAGCTTGGTATGCTTGGGAGCTTGACagctctctttctttttgataatCAATTGTCAGGTTTTATCCCAAAAGAGCTTGGGAATTGTACGAATCTTATGACTCTAGGTTTGTATAAAAATAATCTTGTGGGACAGATACCACCAGAGATTGGGAGCCTCAAGTTTCTGCAGAAGTTATACCTTTACAGGAATGAGTTGAACGGAACAATTCCGAGGGAATTGGGGAATCTTTCTCTGGCAACTGAAATTGATTTGTCAGAGAACTGTTTGGCAGGAGAGGTTCCAGCTGAGTTCAGTAGAATAAAGGATCTGAGTTTGCTCCATCTCTTCCAGAACCAGCTTACAGGTGTTATTCCAAATGAGTTTACTAGCATGGGAAACTTGACAAATCTTGATCTTTCAATTAATTTTCTTACAGGTCCCATTCCAcataaatttcaatatttgaCCAAACTGGCCCAGTTACAGCTTTTTAATAATGATTTGAGTGGTACTATTCCTCAAAGGCTTGGATATTACAGCCCACTTTTGGTGCTTGATTGTTCATACAATCATCTGATAGGAAGAATCCCTCCTCATCTTTGTAGGTACTCCAATCTGATTTTGTTGAATCTCGAGTCCAATAAGCTGTATGGGAATATTCCAACTGATGTCAAAAATTGCAAATCTTTGGTGCAACTTCGCCTGGCTGGAAACAGCCTAACTGGGAGCTTTCCTTCTGAGTTGTGCAAATTGGTGAACCTCACTGCCCTTGAATTGGGTCAGAACAAGTTTAGTGGCTCTATTCCTTCAGAGATTGGGAATTGCATGAAGTTGCAAAGGCTTCAGCTTGGGAACAATTACTTTACATCAGAATTGCCCAGGGAGATTGGAAATTTGTCTCAGTTGGTGACTTTTAATGTTTCGTCTAATTTGCTCACTGGAAGGATTCCACCTCAAATCATTAACTGTAAGAAGCTTCAGCGTCTTGATCTGAGTTGTAATGGTTTCGTAGATGCTTTACCAAATGAGCTCGGAACTCTTTCACAGTTGGAGATTCTCAACCTttcagaaaataaattttctggAAATATACCTGCGGCATTGGGAAATCTTTCCCATATGACCGAGTTGCAAATGGGCGGAAATTCATTTTCTGGTGGGATACCTCCAGAGTTTGGCAATCTTTCAAGCTTGCAGATTGCTATGGATCTTAGTAACAATAATCTTTCTGGTAGAATACCTCCTGAGCTTGGCAATCTAATTTTACTTGAGCTTCTCCTGCTCAATAACAATCATTTGACTGGTGAAATTCCAAGCACATTTACAAATCTGTCGAGTTTAATGGGGTGTAACTTTTCATACAATGACCTTGCGGGGCCATTGCCGACCATACCACTGTTTGAAAACATGGCAATTAGCAGCTTCCTTGGAAACAAAGGTCTTTGTGGGCGACCTCTTGGTGATTGTGATGAAAGTCCATCTTCTGATGCTGTTCCACCTTTAAATAGTGTAGATGCTCCTCAAGGTAAAACTGTCACAGTTATTGCAGCTGCTGTAGGTGGGGTTTCTCTCATTCTAATTGCAGTTATTTTATATTTCCTGAGACGTCCGGTTGACATGATTTCTCCTATGCAAGAAAAAGAAATTGCTTCTCCAGTTGCGGATATTTATTTCCCTCCCAAGGAGGGTTTCACTTTTCAGGACCTGGTTGAGGCCACAAACAATTTTCATGATAGTTATGTTGTTGGGAGGGGAGCTTGTGGGACAGTTTATAAGGCTGTCATGCATTCAGGACAAGTAATAGCTGTCAAGAAGCTAGCATCTAACAGAGAGGGGAATAACATCGATAAGAGTTTTCGAGCAGAGATTTTAACTCTGGGAAAGATTAGGCATCGCAACATCGTAAAACTGTATGGTTTTGGCTATCACCAGGGTTCCAATCTGCTTCTCTATGAGTACATGGCAAGTGGTAGCTTGGGTGAAGTGCTGCATGGGGCATCTTGCAGTCTGGATTGGCCGACTCGGTTTTTTATTGCTCTTGGAGCTGCTCAGGGTCTTTCTTATTTACATCATGACTGCAAACCAAAGATCATTCATCGTGATATAAAATCTAACAATATTCTTCTTGATGAAAACTTAGAAGCCCACGTTGGTGATTTTGGCCTGGCAAAGGTGATTGACATGCCTCAATCTAAGTCAATGTCTGCAATTGCAGGATCATATGGATACATTGCCCCCG AATATGCATACACTATGAAGGTCACAGAAAAATGTGATATCTACAGCTATGGGGTGGTTCTATTGGAGTTGTTAACTGGAAAAACTCCTGTACAGCCGCTTGATCAAGGAGGTGATCTTGTCACTTGGGTGAGGAATTATATTCGAGATCATTCATTGACACCGGCTATACTTGACAGTCGAGTAAATCTAAAAGACACGACTGCTTATCACATGATTACTGTCTTAAAAATTGCTTTACTCTGCACCAATGCATCCCCTCTTGATCGGCCATCAATGCGGGAAGCTGTTTCGATGCTAATTGAGTCTAATGTGCAGGAGGGGAACTTCATTTCATCCCCAGATGATCATCATTCTCAGAAAGATGGTTCTCTATAA